One segment of Desulfosudis oleivorans Hxd3 DNA contains the following:
- a CDS encoding ankyrin repeat domain-containing protein: protein MVAIGCTQLNNAAQRGDIDTVNTMIDRGADVNAADLWGITALQLAAQEGHVQMVQTLIEKGADVNKEDVNGWSVLAVAASSGHVEIVKLLIENGADVEYALGFLTRQNASRGNSLIKRIAQEQEKKLITAEPSQTLGVPRRSDIDEIPGIKAKPNHHAYAIIIGIENYRQNLPKADFADQDALIMSRYLTKAMGYPEENVVTLLNDHASNVDLVKYFEKWLPNNVEPGSTVFVYFSGHGAPDPKTGGAYLVPYDGDPTFIAETGYSLSRLYDALGKLPAKEIIVALDSCFSGAGGRSVLAKGARPLVMNLQTGTALSKNMTVLAASSGDQISSTYDEKGHGLFTYFMLKGIKNEDVVNPDGSIKMDDLYGYLKPQVERIARKQYNNEQTPQLLEGR, encoded by the coding sequence ATGGTGGCCATCGGCTGTACGCAATTAAATAATGCAGCGCAAAGAGGCGATATTGACACAGTGAATACTATGATAGACCGGGGCGCTGATGTTAATGCAGCAGATTTATGGGGAATCACTGCGTTGCAGCTTGCAGCGCAGGAGGGGCATGTGCAAATGGTTCAGACGCTTATAGAAAAAGGCGCTGATGTTAATAAGGAAGATGTAAATGGCTGGAGTGTTTTGGCAGTGGCTGCTAGCTCCGGCCATGTGGAAATTGTAAAACTACTGATAGAAAACGGCGCTGATGTCGAATATGCTCTTGGTTTCTTGACGCGCCAGAACGCTTCAAGAGGCAATAGTCTGATTAAAAGAATTGCTCAAGAGCAGGAGAAAAAGCTGATTACGGCAGAACCTTCTCAAACACTTGGCGTGCCCCGCAGATCAGATATTGACGAAATCCCAGGGATAAAAGCAAAGCCCAATCATCACGCCTACGCCATAATTATAGGAATTGAGAACTACCGGCAGAATTTGCCCAAAGCCGATTTCGCCGACCAGGACGCCCTGATAATGTCCCGGTATTTGACCAAAGCCATGGGATATCCGGAAGAGAATGTGGTGACGCTTCTGAACGATCACGCATCTAACGTTGATCTGGTAAAGTATTTTGAAAAGTGGCTGCCCAACAACGTGGAGCCGGGAAGCACGGTCTTTGTCTATTTCTCCGGCCATGGCGCGCCCGACCCCAAAACCGGCGGGGCCTATCTGGTTCCCTATGACGGGGACCCCACGTTTATCGCCGAGACCGGCTACTCGTTAAGCAGACTGTATGACGCCCTGGGCAAACTTCCGGCAAAAGAGATCATCGTTGCCCTGGACTCCTGCTTTTCCGGCGCCGGTGGCCGGTCGGTGCTGGCCAAGGGCGCCCGGCCCCTGGTGATGAACCTTCAGACCGGCACGGCCCTGTCAAAAAACATGACGGTGCTGGCTGCCTCATCCGGGGACCAGATCAGTTCCACCTATGACGAAAAGGGCCACGGCCTGTTCACCTATTTCATGCTCAAAGGGATTAAAAACGAGGATGTGGTCAATCCGGACGGTTCTATCAAAATGGACGACCTGTACGGCTACCTCAAGCCACAGGTGGAGCGTATCGCCCGCAAGCAGTACAATAATGAACAAACGCCCCAGTTGCTGGAAGGAAGATAA
- a CDS encoding acyl-CoA dehydrogenase family protein has product MINIIAGGKDKEILMLEKAAADFAKKQLAPEREANDAYPFGPFFDTVVQKAFDLDFFAVMLPEDLNGMGMGVKAFATVLEGLCQEDSSLGGILFTNASAQQVLMAAGGSALLEKITAAESLSDCLIAFPGFNNPRDVRNLARAKQGSDGFRLSGTVEYVVLGAMAGHALIPAHLDCEDDYTFFLVNLAEPGITLSEPVVSLGLHACPAVDMSFDNVAAQPVGKADQGSVYFGEMADIMHAAAAAMALGVMKGSFKEAFTFSQQRFQGGQEIIKWSELKRIVAEMAIAVQNAEMIVGMACHVADARIPGWELCTRAAALQVQKSACDVTTDGIQVLGGVGYMKDYGQEKRFRDAKQIQALLGMAPMKKIRYIESMIKGCKA; this is encoded by the coding sequence ATGATCAACATTATCGCGGGCGGGAAAGACAAAGAAATTCTCATGCTGGAAAAGGCGGCCGCTGACTTTGCAAAAAAGCAGCTGGCTCCGGAGCGGGAGGCCAACGACGCCTATCCCTTTGGCCCGTTCTTTGACACGGTGGTGCAAAAGGCTTTTGATCTGGATTTTTTTGCCGTGATGCTGCCGGAGGATTTAAACGGCATGGGCATGGGGGTTAAGGCATTTGCCACGGTGCTGGAAGGCCTCTGCCAGGAGGACAGCAGCCTGGGCGGTATTCTGTTTACCAATGCCTCGGCCCAGCAGGTGCTGATGGCAGCCGGCGGCTCGGCCCTGCTGGAAAAAATCACGGCCGCGGAAAGCCTTTCCGATTGTCTCATCGCCTTTCCCGGGTTCAACAACCCCAGGGATGTCCGCAACCTGGCCCGTGCAAAGCAGGGGAGCGACGGGTTCCGGCTTTCAGGAACCGTGGAGTATGTGGTGCTGGGCGCCATGGCCGGCCACGCGCTGATTCCGGCCCACCTGGACTGTGAAGACGATTACACCTTCTTTCTGGTCAACCTGGCCGAACCGGGCATCACCCTCAGCGAGCCGGTGGTCAGCCTGGGCCTGCACGCCTGCCCGGCCGTGGACATGTCCTTTGATAACGTGGCGGCCCAGCCGGTGGGGAAGGCGGACCAGGGATCGGTCTATTTCGGGGAGATGGCGGATATCATGCACGCCGCGGCCGCGGCCATGGCCCTGGGCGTGATGAAGGGGTCGTTCAAAGAGGCCTTTACCTTCAGCCAGCAGCGGTTCCAGGGGGGCCAGGAGATCATCAAGTGGTCCGAACTCAAGCGCATCGTGGCCGAGATGGCCATTGCCGTGCAGAACGCGGAAATGATCGTGGGCATGGCCTGCCACGTGGCCGACGCCCGGATTCCGGGATGGGAGCTGTGTACCCGGGCCGCGGCCCTTCAGGTGCAGAAAAGCGCCTGCGACGTCACCACCGACGGCATTCAGGTGCTGGGCGGGGTGGGCTACATGAAGGATTACGGCCAGGAGAAACGGTTCCGGGACGCCAAACAGATTCAGGCCCTGCTGGGCATGGCGCCCATGAAAAAAATCCGGTATATTGAGTCCATGATTAAAGGATGCAAAGCCTGA
- a CDS encoding DUF4384 domain-containing protein, which translates to MMMKKAIVLLVWMLITPLVCPAADVPVWVEATGEAWLGDFDTAREVRDRSRRDAESRAIEKAVGVFIRSHTLVSNSQVADDLIYAAVRGKIVEEKVVSADWDPEERSLYRTTISARVEPVYPEKGEGLSADLFLSQTELKEGDPVQLFYQVSRDAYVYIFSIAADGSVTLLLPNAAMPDNFTPAGKACRFPPEDSAIALTAMFLPGHKGDTAEEKIKLVATRGKEDLLSLGFKEGAFQAYDQNSTGMISDLVRRLNRLEPVDWTEASAVYRLKR; encoded by the coding sequence ATGATGATGAAAAAAGCGATTGTTCTTCTGGTATGGATGCTGATCACACCGCTGGTCTGCCCGGCCGCAGATGTGCCGGTCTGGGTCGAGGCCACGGGCGAGGCTTGGCTGGGCGACTTTGACACGGCCAGGGAGGTCAGGGACCGTTCCCGGCGGGACGCGGAAAGCAGGGCTATTGAAAAGGCGGTAGGCGTTTTTATCCGCTCCCACACCCTGGTTTCCAACAGCCAGGTGGCCGATGACCTGATCTATGCGGCGGTGCGGGGCAAAATCGTTGAAGAAAAGGTGGTGTCCGCGGACTGGGACCCAGAGGAAAGGTCGCTTTACCGGACCACCATTTCCGCCCGGGTTGAACCGGTCTACCCTGAAAAAGGCGAAGGGCTGTCGGCGGATCTTTTTCTGTCACAAACCGAGTTAAAAGAGGGGGACCCGGTCCAGCTTTTTTACCAGGTCAGCCGGGACGCCTATGTTTATATTTTTTCCATTGCAGCGGACGGCTCCGTGACCCTCCTGCTGCCCAACGCCGCCATGCCGGACAACTTTACGCCAGCCGGCAAAGCGTGCCGGTTTCCGCCGGAGGACAGCGCCATTGCGCTTACGGCCATGTTTCTGCCCGGCCACAAAGGTGACACAGCGGAAGAAAAAATCAAGCTGGTGGCCACCCGGGGAAAAGAAGACCTGCTCTCCCTGGGTTTTAAAGAGGGGGCGTTCCAGGCCTATGACCAGAACTCAACCGGCATGATCAGCGACCTGGTGCGCCGGCTCAACCGGCTTGAACCCGTTGACTGGACCGAGGCATCGGCGGTTTACCGGTTAAAAAGATAA
- a CDS encoding phospholipase A: MVFFKNRCLALLAAMLLVLPCSGAGASDTFAINDEGPITPARPAMTAHDRAVSDEDPRRAIQDYLANLSFYEPTYFLPGTDLSKSKFQLSFKYRLFGPDKPLTRNHPWISGLHLGYTQTSLWDLESSSKPFVDTSYKPEIFFLSDNIQARPSWLNAWVIQAGLKHESNGHSGIESRSTNYTYLKTGFVFDLAGDYRMGISPQVWMFHNNDDRTNPDLEDYRGFFEIETGVSKLESFALISTFRHGSAGPTVHVDFSYPLSRLFADNIDFYLYTQYFSGYAETLKNYRQKYEAIRIGIAITR; the protein is encoded by the coding sequence ATGGTTTTTTTTAAAAACAGATGCCTTGCTTTGCTGGCGGCCATGCTGCTGGTGCTGCCATGTTCCGGAGCCGGTGCATCAGACACCTTCGCAATCAACGATGAGGGTCCCATAACCCCTGCACGGCCTGCGATGACGGCCCATGATCGCGCCGTATCCGACGAAGACCCCCGGCGCGCCATTCAGGACTACCTGGCCAACCTCTCCTTTTACGAACCCACCTACTTTCTGCCGGGCACCGACCTTTCAAAAAGCAAGTTCCAGCTCAGCTTCAAGTACCGACTGTTTGGCCCGGACAAGCCCCTTACCCGGAACCATCCCTGGATATCCGGGCTTCACCTTGGATACACGCAGACCTCTCTGTGGGACCTTGAGTCCAGTTCCAAGCCCTTTGTGGACACCAGTTACAAACCGGAAATTTTTTTTCTGTCAGACAACATTCAGGCCCGCCCTTCCTGGCTGAACGCCTGGGTCATTCAGGCCGGGCTTAAACACGAATCCAACGGCCACAGCGGCATTGAGTCCAGAAGCACCAACTATACCTATTTAAAAACCGGTTTTGTTTTCGACCTTGCCGGCGACTACCGGATGGGTATCTCCCCCCAGGTTTGGATGTTTCACAACAATGACGACAGGACCAACCCGGACCTTGAGGATTACCGGGGATTTTTTGAAATCGAGACCGGCGTCAGCAAACTGGAAAGTTTCGCCCTGATCAGTACCTTCCGGCACGGCTCGGCCGGCCCCACGGTACATGTCGATTTTTCCTACCCCCTGAGCCGGCTGTTTGCCGACAACATCGACTTCTACCTCTATACCCAGTATTTTTCCGGCTACGCCGAAACCCTGAAAAATTACCGGCAGAAATACGAGGCCATCCGCATAGGCATCGCCATTACCCGGTGA
- a CDS encoding alpha/beta hydrolase, which yields MTVQQQNITFKSQGVTCRGLFFRADRDGKAPCVLLAHGFCGTIEMRLKDYAEAFALAGYHAMVFDYRHFGISDGNPRQILDIKKQHQDWRAAIAHARTLDGVDPRRLILWGTSFSGGHVAVMASEDKNIAAVISQVPHINGLATAMAVGVAQNLRLGIVSFIDRVGAILGRPPFYVPALGRPGDLAAMTAPGEFEASRKLMPEGSVVDERVAARIFLSLALYSPGRLASKITMPWLVQVALQDTTTPSKPTIAAAKKAPKGELITYPLGHFAVYVPPDFDQTIADQLAFLKKHVP from the coding sequence ATGACAGTGCAACAGCAGAACATCACATTTAAATCACAGGGAGTCACCTGCCGGGGACTTTTTTTCAGGGCCGACCGGGACGGAAAGGCGCCCTGCGTGTTGCTGGCCCACGGATTCTGCGGCACCATAGAAATGCGGCTGAAAGACTACGCGGAAGCCTTTGCCCTTGCCGGCTACCATGCCATGGTGTTTGATTACCGCCACTTCGGTATCAGCGACGGCAACCCCCGGCAGATTCTGGACATTAAAAAGCAGCACCAGGACTGGCGGGCCGCCATTGCCCACGCCCGGACCCTGGACGGCGTGGACCCCCGGCGCCTCATTTTATGGGGCACATCCTTCAGCGGGGGCCATGTGGCGGTGATGGCGTCTGAAGATAAAAACATTGCCGCGGTCATCTCCCAGGTGCCGCACATAAATGGGCTGGCCACTGCCATGGCCGTGGGCGTTGCACAGAACCTGCGGCTGGGCATTGTTTCCTTTATCGACCGTGTCGGCGCGATCCTGGGCCGGCCCCCTTTTTATGTTCCTGCCCTGGGCCGTCCCGGTGATCTGGCGGCCATGACCGCCCCCGGCGAATTTGAGGCCTCCCGAAAGCTCATGCCCGAGGGCTCGGTGGTGGATGAACGGGTGGCGGCCCGCATTTTCCTTTCCCTGGCCCTCTATTCACCGGGCCGGCTGGCTTCAAAAATCACCATGCCCTGGCTGGTCCAGGTGGCGCTTCAGGATACCACCACCCCGTCCAAGCCCACCATTGCCGCCGCCAAAAAAGCGCCCAAAGGAGAACTGATCACCTATCCGCTGGGCCATTTCGCGGTTTATGTTCCTCCGGATTTTGACCAGACCATTGCCGATCAACTGGCCTTTCTCAAAAAACACGTACCTTGA
- a CDS encoding tyrosine-type recombinase/integrase, whose protein sequence is MSVYSVTGKGWRYDFTHMGTRYTEAWFKTKKEANQAEAEKRKEIKNPKPVLETPTDMAFLELVNQKLDHVKAYNSKSHYISYLYMARRWANLWGHLPCGELTGDMIQKHLYQRHKVSAYTANQDLRYLRAVFNFGVGQKMIYTDPTAGIRFFPVEKKIKYVPCSEDIDKVIAAADPDTQDYLWAIRETLGRVSEINRLVWEDINLDERFIILYTRKKRGGHLTPRKVPMTEKLHDVLQNRFNRRSPDVPWVFWHRFWNKRNGEFNIGPYKDRKRFMKSLCEKAGVRYFRFHALRHSGASIMDGNDVPIAAIQRILGHENRKTTEIYLHSMGDMERNAIAVFERARGKSHTDSHTTMG, encoded by the coding sequence ATGAGCGTTTATTCTGTAACAGGGAAGGGGTGGAGGTACGACTTCACCCACATGGGGACCAGGTACACGGAAGCCTGGTTCAAAACAAAAAAAGAGGCCAATCAGGCAGAGGCCGAAAAACGAAAGGAGATAAAAAACCCGAAGCCGGTTCTGGAGACGCCAACAGACATGGCCTTCTTGGAACTGGTGAACCAAAAGCTTGACCATGTCAAAGCCTATAATTCAAAAAGCCACTACATATCCTATCTGTATATGGCGCGGCGATGGGCTAACCTTTGGGGGCACTTGCCTTGTGGTGAGCTAACGGGAGATATGATTCAGAAGCACCTTTATCAGCGGCATAAAGTCTCCGCATATACCGCCAATCAGGACCTGCGGTACCTGCGGGCTGTCTTCAATTTTGGGGTCGGACAAAAGATGATTTACACCGACCCTACGGCGGGCATACGGTTTTTCCCGGTTGAAAAAAAAATCAAGTATGTGCCATGCAGTGAAGACATTGACAAAGTGATAGCCGCTGCAGATCCTGATACACAGGACTATCTCTGGGCGATCAGGGAAACCTTGGGCCGCGTGAGTGAAATAAACAGGCTCGTGTGGGAGGATATAAATCTGGATGAGCGCTTTATCATCCTCTATACCCGCAAAAAGCGTGGTGGTCATTTGACTCCGCGAAAGGTGCCAATGACCGAAAAACTACACGATGTTTTACAAAACCGATTTAATCGGCGTTCTCCCGACGTCCCTTGGGTATTCTGGCACCGGTTTTGGAACAAGAGAAACGGTGAATTCAACATCGGCCCATACAAGGATAGAAAGCGCTTTATGAAAAGCCTTTGCGAAAAAGCAGGTGTTCGGTACTTTCGATTTCATGCACTTCGACATTCCGGTGCATCTATCATGGATGGTAATGATGTGCCTATTGCCGCCATACAGCGAATTCTGGGGCATGAGAACCGCAAGACAACCGAAATCTATCTTCACAGCATGGGTGACATGGAACGTAATGCAATAGCCGTTTTTGAGCGTGCAAGGGGAAAGTCTCACACAGACTCTCACACAACAATGGGGTAA
- a CDS encoding ankyrin repeat domain-containing protein has product MRRIFWTLVAVAAIASLTGCGTALSRAAQKGDVAAMEKLLNKGADINESAAGGTIAGPPLSHAAHHCQPEVVRYLVSRGADVEATGFGGAGWRPLHIAVDAGCIKAVEILLDAGADINAKANNRWGSALAIAAMNGDGRLVEYLISRGADVDDAASVLRRWTSSSLFDEDGHGHAEGLALLEKYARPMATAAVSSPQTSVTAVVRSDVDMVPYWKASPRPDAFAVVIGIESYQTIPRSDYSKKDAETIKSYLVALGFQERNVELMTDQRATRSGMAKALEAWLPNQVTNQSTVFVYFSGHGAPEPATGESYLVPYDGDPNYLGVTGYSLKRLYDSLGKLPAKEIIVVLDSCFSGAGGRSVLAKGARPLVMTAAAGPMPARVAVLAAAQGSQISTSAPDKGHGILTYYFLKALKDGKTDLADIYTTIRPQVEDAARRLNVQQSPSLAPGADTIKNRFSLIE; this is encoded by the coding sequence ATGAGACGAATATTTTGGACGCTTGTGGCTGTCGCGGCCATTGCCTCGCTGACCGGTTGCGGAACCGCGCTGAGCCGGGCCGCACAAAAGGGTGATGTGGCTGCCATGGAAAAACTACTAAACAAGGGCGCGGATATCAATGAAAGCGCTGCGGGGGGCACCATTGCGGGGCCACCATTGTCACATGCGGCGCATCACTGCCAGCCTGAAGTGGTCCGATATCTGGTCAGCAGGGGCGCGGATGTAGAGGCCACCGGTTTCGGTGGAGCGGGGTGGCGGCCCCTGCATATTGCTGTCGATGCAGGCTGTATTAAGGCGGTAGAGATACTTCTGGATGCAGGCGCTGATATTAACGCCAAGGCCAATAACAGGTGGGGATCGGCTCTGGCCATCGCGGCGATGAATGGTGATGGCAGGCTGGTCGAATACCTGATCAGCCGGGGGGCTGATGTGGATGACGCCGCCTCTGTATTGAGACGATGGACGTCATCATCGCTTTTTGATGAGGACGGCCACGGCCATGCTGAAGGATTGGCCCTGCTTGAAAAGTATGCCCGGCCCATGGCAACGGCCGCCGTGTCTTCCCCTCAAACGTCTGTCACGGCAGTCGTCCGGTCCGACGTGGATATGGTTCCCTATTGGAAGGCATCGCCCCGGCCCGATGCCTTTGCCGTGGTGATCGGCATTGAATCCTATCAGACTATTCCCCGATCCGACTATTCCAAAAAAGACGCGGAAACGATCAAAAGCTATCTAGTGGCCCTGGGGTTTCAGGAAAGAAATGTCGAGCTGATGACCGACCAGCGGGCCACCCGATCCGGCATGGCAAAGGCCCTGGAGGCATGGCTCCCCAACCAGGTGACCAACCAGAGCACGGTGTTTGTCTATTTTTCCGGCCATGGCGCGCCGGAACCGGCCACCGGCGAATCCTATCTGGTGCCTTATGACGGGGACCCCAACTATCTCGGCGTGACCGGTTATTCTTTAAAGAGGTTGTATGACAGCCTGGGGAAACTTCCCGCCAAAGAGATCATCGTGGTGCTGGATTCCTGTTTTTCAGGTGCCGGCGGCAGAAGCGTACTGGCCAAAGGCGCCCGGCCACTGGTAATGACGGCCGCCGCCGGCCCGATGCCCGCCCGCGTGGCCGTGCTGGCCGCGGCCCAGGGCAGCCAGATATCCACCTCTGCCCCGGACAAGGGCCACGGCATTCTGACCTACTATTTTCTCAAGGCTTTAAAAGACGGCAAAACCGACCTGGCCGATATCTATACAACCATCCGCCCCCAGGTGGAGGACGCTGCCAGGCGGCTTAATGTGCAGCAAAGCCCCAGTCTCGCGCCGGGCGCGGATACGATTAAAAACAGGTTCAGCCTGATAGAATAA
- a CDS encoding ankyrin repeat domain-containing protein, which yields MKKTITFILIVALFLVLPSCATLTQLGKAARSGDIRQVETLLKNGADVNETALMGVTPLYEAVLYDAPIEIVRLLLDNGADVNRGMGNGWKPIHLAVDNGNAAVVKLLIDRGADVSFQNPHGKTPLQMAQENGQAVMLRLLQDAEEKQYKALFAKSDIEARPSIDGGSVSILKSDVDDPPSIHSKNNHSAYAIVVGIESYRQQLPKADFAARDAQTMTSYLTKAMGYPEENVVTLLNDRAAKSDFEKYFEKWLSNNVETGSTVFVYFSGHGAPDPKTGSAYLVPYDGDPTFIAETGYSLSRMYTALGKLPAKEIIVALDSCFSGAGGRSVLAKGARPLVMNLQTGTAISKNMTVIAASAGDQISSTYDEKGHGLFTYFLLKGIKNEDVLNPDGSLRMDDLFGYISPQVERIARKQYNNEQTPQLIGAK from the coding sequence ATGAAAAAAACTATCACATTCATTTTAATCGTTGCACTGTTCTTGGTCCTGCCGTCATGCGCCACGCTCACCCAGCTGGGGAAGGCGGCAAGGAGCGGAGATATCAGACAGGTAGAAACGCTTTTAAAAAACGGCGCCGATGTGAATGAAACGGCGTTGATGGGCGTAACACCTCTGTATGAAGCGGTTTTATATGATGCCCCCATAGAGATAGTAAGGCTTCTGCTTGATAACGGCGCCGACGTCAACAGAGGGATGGGGAATGGATGGAAGCCTATACATCTGGCGGTTGATAACGGCAATGCCGCTGTAGTCAAGCTTCTGATTGACCGGGGGGCAGATGTCTCTTTTCAGAATCCCCATGGCAAAACCCCGTTACAAATGGCCCAGGAAAACGGCCAGGCCGTTATGCTTCGCCTGCTTCAGGATGCAGAGGAGAAGCAGTATAAAGCACTTTTTGCAAAATCTGATATAGAGGCCCGACCTTCGATCGACGGCGGCTCCGTTTCGATTCTCAAATCAGACGTCGATGACCCTCCTTCCATTCATTCAAAGAACAACCACAGCGCTTATGCCATCGTCGTCGGCATTGAAAGTTATCGTCAGCAACTTCCCAAGGCAGATTTTGCCGCCCGGGACGCGCAGACAATGACCAGTTATTTGACAAAAGCCATGGGGTATCCTGAAGAAAACGTGGTGACGCTTTTAAACGACCGGGCGGCGAAAAGTGATTTTGAAAAATATTTTGAAAAATGGCTGTCCAACAACGTGGAGACGGGCAGTACGGTTTTTGTCTATTTTTCCGGCCATGGCGCGCCCGACCCCAAAACCGGTTCTGCCTACCTGGTGCCCTATGACGGAGACCCTACATTTATCGCTGAGACCGGCTACTCGTTAAGCAGAATGTATACCGCCCTGGGCAAACTTCCGGCAAAGGAGATCATCGTTGCCCTGGACTCCTGCTTTTCCGGCGCCGGTGGCCGGTCGGTGCTGGCCAAAGGGGCCCGGCCCCTGGTGATGAACCTTCAGACCGGAACAGCCATATCAAAAAACATGACCGTGATTGCCGCTTCAGCGGGCGACCAGATCAGCTCCACCTATGACGAAAAGGGCCACGGCCTGTTCACCTACTTTCTGCTCAAAGGCATCAAGAACGAGGATGTGCTCAACCCGGACGGCTCCCTTCGCATGGACGACCTGTTCGGCTACATCTCGCCTCAGGTGGAGCGCATTGCGCGCAAACAATACAACAACGAACAGACACCGCAGCTGATCGGGGCGAAGTAG
- a CDS encoding acyl-CoA dehydrogenase family protein, with amino-acid sequence MLRRSEIKTLLKEQPAFDDISNCMRGAARFPNRALLKEVREIVALARKFNREVVVPHVLELDRKKQEDHDFLPWDIVKKANEWGFFTMWLPRFFGGHGYNYHSLFFFLEEIASECVAISNLIGVHYLGACAIFCVWNIRVANEIFRDVAKGEKTGVPCLLTAATTEPGAGTDCEEPELLDRGTIACHAKKVEGGYRISGTKIFISNGHLSTWHNVVCYEDPARPSATAVVCLVKTGSPGFSFGRQENKMGQLGCPASELILKDCFVPDRYVSMAPQQVAGLKGDHSDKTRKVLSHFFATSRLGVAAFGTGVARGAFEKAASFAATTRVNGKPLINHEWCQSLLAEMYKNAASARLCYIEGAYANAADGMTRPLYVKPLFYLFKYLPFDWAENLVSRMMSRNSVTWLFRKIQLDWQSEDQRFRAAGWGAIAKFIATDAGMKNSHLAVELMGQAGIRHDREAEKFLRDAKLLQVYEGTNQLNRVNAFEAFVGRHHPGVRVYEHE; translated from the coding sequence ATGCTTAGGCGATCGGAAATAAAGACCCTGCTAAAGGAGCAGCCGGCCTTTGACGATATTTCAAACTGCATGCGGGGAGCGGCCCGGTTTCCCAACAGGGCGCTGTTAAAAGAGGTCCGCGAAATCGTGGCCCTGGCCCGTAAGTTCAACAGGGAGGTGGTGGTCCCTCATGTGTTGGAGCTGGACCGCAAAAAACAGGAAGACCACGACTTTCTGCCGTGGGACATTGTGAAAAAAGCCAACGAATGGGGATTTTTCACCATGTGGCTGCCCCGGTTTTTCGGGGGCCACGGTTACAACTACCACTCGCTTTTCTTCTTTCTTGAAGAGATCGCCTCTGAGTGCGTGGCCATATCCAACCTGATCGGGGTCCACTACCTGGGGGCCTGCGCCATTTTCTGCGTGTGGAACATACGGGTGGCCAACGAGATTTTCCGGGATGTGGCAAAAGGCGAAAAAACCGGGGTTCCCTGCCTGCTCACCGCCGCCACCACTGAGCCGGGCGCCGGCACCGACTGCGAAGAGCCCGAGCTGCTGGACAGGGGGACAATCGCCTGCCACGCGAAAAAAGTGGAGGGCGGCTACCGGATCAGCGGCACCAAGATATTCATCTCAAACGGCCATCTTTCCACCTGGCACAACGTGGTGTGCTACGAAGACCCGGCCCGGCCCTCGGCAACCGCCGTGGTCTGCCTGGTCAAAACCGGCTCGCCGGGATTTTCCTTCGGCCGCCAGGAAAACAAGATGGGCCAGCTGGGGTGCCCGGCCAGCGAACTGATTTTAAAAGACTGCTTTGTGCCGGACCGGTATGTATCGATGGCCCCGCAACAGGTGGCCGGCCTGAAAGGAGATCACAGCGACAAAACCCGCAAGGTGCTGAGCCACTTTTTTGCCACCTCCCGCCTGGGCGTGGCAGCCTTTGGCACGGGCGTGGCCCGGGGGGCCTTTGAAAAGGCGGCTTCCTTTGCCGCCACCACCCGGGTCAACGGCAAACCGCTGATCAACCACGAGTGGTGCCAGAGCCTGCTGGCGGAAATGTATAAGAATGCGGCTTCGGCCCGGTTGTGTTATATTGAGGGTGCTTATGCCAATGCCGCAGACGGTATGACCCGGCCCCTGTATGTAAAGCCGCTGTTCTACCTTTTTAAATACCTGCCCTTTGACTGGGCGGAAAACCTGGTGTCGCGCATGATGAGCCGGAACAGTGTCACCTGGCTTTTTCGAAAAATTCAGTTAGACTGGCAGAGTGAAGATCAGCGGTTCCGGGCCGCCGGATGGGGTGCCATTGCCAAGTTTATCGCCACGGACGCGGGCATGAAAAACAGCCACCTGGCCGTGGAGCTGATGGGCCAGGCCGGAATCCGCCATGACCGGGAAGCGGAAAAATTTTTGCGGGACGCCAAGCTGCTCCAGGTTTACGAAGGCACCAACCAGCTCAACCGGGTCAATGCCTTTGAGGCGTTTGTGGGAAGGCACCACCCCGGGGTGAGGGTTTACGAGCACGAATAA
- a CDS encoding nucleoside deaminase, protein MEMHDAFMRRAIELARAGMKAGDGGPFGAVVVRDGQIVGEGANRVLAHNDPTAHGEIVAIRDAAKRLGTYDLDGCVLYTTGQPCPMCLGAIYWAHIQTVYFGFSIVDAGTVGFNDAVIFNEFALPPEKRRVNCRPLLTDEAMILLKEFEFLPNRPQY, encoded by the coding sequence ATGGAGATGCACGACGCATTCATGCGGCGGGCCATTGAGCTGGCCCGGGCCGGTATGAAAGCCGGCGACGGCGGGCCCTTCGGCGCGGTGGTGGTGCGCGACGGACAAATCGTTGGAGAAGGGGCCAACCGGGTGCTGGCCCATAACGACCCCACGGCCCACGGCGAGATCGTGGCCATTCGGGACGCGGCAAAACGCCTGGGCACCTATGACCTTGACGGATGCGTGCTCTACACCACGGGCCAGCCCTGCCCCATGTGCCTGGGCGCCATCTACTGGGCCCACATTCAAACCGTCTATTTCGGATTTTCCATTGTTGATGCCGGGACTGTTGGCTTTAATGATGCCGTGATTTTTAATGAATTTGCCCTTCCACCTGAAAAAAGACGGGTCAACTGCCGCCCCCTGCTGACCGATGAAGCCATGATTCTGCTAAAAGAGTTTGAGTTCCTGCCGAATCGGCCCCAATATTAA